One window of the Triticum dicoccoides isolate Atlit2015 ecotype Zavitan chromosome 3B, WEW_v2.0, whole genome shotgun sequence genome contains the following:
- the LOC119278365 gene encoding probable esterase PIR7A, which produces MLHAYYIFLFYTQVEVPEMETVVKKPERHFVLVHGLCHGAWCWYRLATILRSTGHRVTAPDLAACGASPVRVDEVRSFAEYSRPLTDAVAAVPPGEKVVLVGHSYGGYSLALAMEAHPDKVAVAVFVAAAMPAAGCPMSHLLSQIMEETVPDPATDSVPAVTGAAETFLLGPERLSRRLYQRSPAEDLALATALVRPARWFLDDAAMTESVLTADRYGAVRRACVVTEEDATLAAESQRRMASRCPGVEVVPVEGADHMPMFSAPHRLAAILMEIADKYT; this is translated from the exons atGCTGCACGCGTACTATATCTTTCTGTTCTATACACAAGTGGAGGTTCCAGAGATGGAGACAGTGGTGAAGAAACCGGAGCGCCACTTCGTGCTGGTCCACGGCCTCTGCCACGGCGCGTGGTGCTGGTACAGGCTGGCCACCATCCTGCGCTCCACCGGTCACCGCGTCACGGCGCCCGACCTGGCCGCGTGCGGCGCCAGCCCGGTGCGCGTCGACGAGGTGCGCTCGTTCGCCGAGTACAGCCGGCCACTGACCGACGCCGTCGCCGCGGTGCCGCCGGGCGAGAAGGTGGTCCTCGTCGGCCACAGCTACGGCGGCTACAGCCTCGCGCTGGCCATGGAGGCGCACCCGGACAAGGTGGCCGTCGCCGTCTTCGTCGCCGCGGCCATGCCGGCCGCCGGCTGCCCCATGTCACATCTACTCTCGCAG ATCATGGAGGAAACGGTGCCGGACCCCGCCACGGACAGCGTGCCCGCGGTGACCGGCGCAGCGGAAACGTTTCTCCTGGGCCCCGAGCGCCTGTCGCGGCGGCTGTACCAACGAAGCCCGGCCGAGGACCTGGCGCTGGCGACGGCgctggtgaggccggcgcggtggtTCCTCGACGACGCGGCCATGACGGAGAGCGTCCTGACCGCCGACAGGTACGGCGCGGTGAGGCGCGCGTGCGTGGTCACCGAGGAGGACGCGACGTTGGCGGCGGAGTCGCAGCGCCGGATGGCGTCGCGGTGCCCCGGCGTGGAGGTGGTGCCCGTCGAGGGTGCCGACCACATGCCCATGTTCTCCGCGCCCCACCGGCTCGCCGCGATCCTCATGGAGATCGCCGACAAGTACACCTGA
- the LOC119279954 gene encoding auxin-responsive protein SAUR71-like has translation MDARYVPPLAYTTSSVAGGAVDSSSAAAAMAYRQLRAPKQASTTGGAKVPQGHVPVCVGEEGGPVERFAVRADLLGRPAFAALLLCAAHEYGYGHPGALRIPCPVADFRGLLVRLSDFPYADEC, from the exons ATGGATGCCCGCTACGTGCCGCCGCTAGCCTACACGACGAGCTCCG TGGCGGGAGGGGCGGTCGACTCCTCCTCCGCGGCCGCCGCCATGGCATACCGGCAGCTCCGCGCGCCGAAGCAGGCATCCACGACCGGCGGCGCCAAGGTGCCGCAGGGGCACGTGCCGGTCTGCGTCGGCGAGGAGGGCGGGCCCGTGGAACGGTTCGCCGTGCGCGCGGACCTGCTGGGCCGGCCGGCCTTCGCGGCGCTGCTCCTGTGCGCCGCCCATGAGTACGGGTACGGCCACCCCGGCGCGCTCCGCATCCCCTGCCCCGTCGCCGACTTCCGCGGCCTCCTCGTCCGCCTCTCCGACTTCCCCTACGCCGACGAGTGCTAG
- the LOC119278366 gene encoding probable esterase PIR7A — protein sequence MESAAGEERPRGHRFVLVHGVCHGAWSWYRVVTALRSAGHRVDALDMATCGARPGRAEEVGSFEEYSRPLLDALAALPPGEKAVLVGHSYGGQSLALAMQAHPDRVAVAVFASAAMPAAGKPLKFVSEQFAQERGPGMDSVIETTAGDDPERACKTFLLGPEYMAQRLYQLSPAEDLTLATMLVRPSRRFVDDAAMNGEGVLTAERYGAVSRVYVVAEEDTSWSPEFQRRMASWSPGTEMRSLEGADHMPMFSKSRELSDLLVEIANKYT from the exons ATGGAGAGCGCAGCCGGCGAGGAGCGGCCGCGGGGCCACCGGTTCGTGCTCGTGCACGGCGTCTGCCACGGCGCGTGGAGCTGGTACAGAGTGGTCACCGCTCTGCGGTCTGCTGGTCACCGCGTCGACGCGCTCGACATGGCCACGTGCGGCGCCAGGCCCGGGCGCGCGGAGGAGGTGGGCTCGTTCGAGGAGTACAGCCGGCCGCTGCTGGACGCGCTGGCGGCGCTGCCGCCCGGGGAGAAGGCCGTGCTGGTGGGCCACAGCTACGGCGGCCAGAGCCTGGCGCTGGCCATGCAGGCGCACCCGGACAGGGTCGCCGTCGCCGTCTTCGCCTCCGCCGCCATGCCGGCCGCCGGGAAGCCCCTCAAGTTCGTCTCCGAACAG TTCGCGCAAGAAAGGGGCCCGGGCATGGACAGCGTGATCGAGACCACCGCCGGCGACGACCCGGAGCGCGCTTGCAAGACGTTCCTGCTCGGGCCGGAGTACATGGCGCAGCGACTGTATCAGCTCAGCCCAGCGGAGGACCTGACGCTGGCGACGATGCTGGTGAGGCCGTCGCGGCGGTTCGTGGACGACGCCGCGATGAACGGGGAGGGGGTCCTGACGGCGGAGAGGTACGGCGCGGTGAGCCGCGTGTACGTGGTCGCCGAGGAGGACACCTCGTGGTCGCCGGAGTTCCAGCGGCGGATGGCGTCGTGGAGCCCCGGCACGGAGATGAGGAGCCTCGAGGGGGCCGATCACATGCCCATGTTCTCCAAGTCCAGGGAGCTCTCGGATCTCCTCGTGGAGATAGCCAACAAGTACACTTGA
- the LOC119278364 gene encoding psbP domain-containing protein 7, chloroplastic-like gives MDTAAAARHHHPALCGRRRRGRRGGVAPVRCSGSPAQEFAALASVFRRRLVVGASTAAAAAVGANFGGVTSFLLGLSPELGRSLRLDVLYPVGGFTRCLDSDNGFEFIYPANWVGDQTILYNQIKKAELQRSLDPPPLTNGGSPTRPRNVSGPVAAFGPPGSNGELNVSVIVSTVPQDFSIESFGGPKDVGEVVLRRIARTKRNPDISATLIDAALREDTMNNVKYYKLEFQVESPSFRRHNVAVCCARDGKLYTLNAQAPESAWRSVKEEFFAMADSFSLVFDV, from the exons ATGGACACGGCGGCCGCGGCGAGGCACCACCACCCGGCGCTGTGCGGGCGGCGGCGTAGGGGGCGCCGCGGGGGCGTGGCGCCCGTGCGGTGCTCCGGCTCGCCGGCGCAGGAGTTCGCGGCGCTGGCGTCGGTGTTCCGGCGGCGGCTGGTGGTGGGGGCGAGcacggcggcggccgcggccgtgGGGGCCAACTTCGGGGGCGTCACCAGCTTCCTCCTCGGCCTCTCCCCGGAGCTCGGCCGCTCGCTCCGGCTCGACGTGCTCTACCCCGTCGGCGGCTTCACCCGCTGCCTCGACTCCGACAACGGATTCG AGTTCATCTATCCAGCAAACTGGGTTGGAGATCAGACAATACTATACAATCAAATTAAGAAAGCAGAGCTGCAGAGATCACTAGACCCTCCGCCGTTGACAAATGGGGGCTCTCCAACTCGACCTCGGAATGTCAGTGGACCGGTGGCGGCTTTTGGACCCCCGGGATCCAACGGGGAGCTCAATGTCAGTGTCATTGTGTCGACCGTTCCACAAGACTTCTC GATCGAGTCTTTCGGCGGCCCTAAAGATGTCGGGGAAGTGGTGCTGAGGAGGATCGCAAGGACAAAGCGAAACCCGGACATCAGCGCCACTCTGATCGATGCCGCATTGAGAGAAGACACCATGAACAATGTGAAATACTACAAGCTAGAGTTCCAAGTCGAAAGCCCATCCTTCCGACGGCACAATGTGGCGGTGTGCTGCGCGAGAGACGGCAAACTGTACACCTTGAATGCCCAGGCACCCGAGTCGGCATGGAGGTCGGTTAAGGAAGAGTTCTTTGCGATGGCGGATTCCTTCAGCCTAGTGTTCGATGTTTGA